Below is a window of Camelina sativa cultivar DH55 chromosome 11, Cs, whole genome shotgun sequence DNA.
CCCAAACTTTGCAACCTTTCTCTGTATCGTCATCAAATCCTCCTCCAGTGGTTCAACAACATTTGTCTCCGAAGGAGGCGGCGCCATTGGCGGAGAAAACTCAGATTGGAGCTGGTCAATCAACGTGGCATCCACCTGACTGGGCGATTGAGCCTCGTCCCGGTGTCTACTCTCTAGAAGTTGTAAAAGACGGCCAGATCCTCGATCGCATTCATCTAGTTAGACGAAGACACATCTTCGGGAGACAACATCAGACTTGTGACTTTGTTCTTGATCACCAGTCTGTTTCTCGCCAGCATGCAGCCGTTGTTCATCACAAGAACGGTAGCATCTTTGTGATTGACTTGGGATCAGCTCATGGTACGTTTGTTGCTAATGAGAGGTTGACTAAAAGTAATCCTGTAGAGCTTGAAGTAGGTCAATCGTTACGGTTTGCTGCTTCCACAAGAATCTACCTTTTGAGAAAGAACAAGGAAGCTCTCTTTACTCGTCCTCCACCTCCTGATCAGATTAAGCTTCCTCCACCTCCTGATCCTTCTGATGAGGAAGCCGTTGTTGCCTACAATACTTTGTTGAATCGGTACTGTTTAAGCGATGGAGAGTCGGGTTGTATGTTAgggaaaaggaaagagaaggCTGTTTCAGAAGAAGCGGGTGTGGCTAAGAGGATGAAGAAAATGAGAGTGAGCTTCAAGGATCAGTTAGGTGGAGAGCTGGCTGAGGTTGTTGGGATGTCAGATGGAGCTGACGTGGAAACAGAGCCTGGTCCTATTAATGTCAAAGAAGGAAGTCTCGTTGGGAAATATGAATCACTGGTGCAAGTCACACTGATACCCAAAGGCCAAGGGAagggagataaatcttttactACAGGAACCAGAGGTGTGACTGATCGACTCCAGGACGCTATGACGTTGTTAAAAAGGGGGTCCAAAAAGAGGGATTTATGATGATCTTTACGGTGGTGACTCACTTGCCAAGGCTGTTGGCACGTCATGGGCTTCTGTGAGTGAATCAGCAgctaaagataaagaagaaactgattgCACAAGaggggttggtgaagaagatgataacgACGACCTGTTTGGTGACTGACTGATTTTGAACACGAGAGATTTacgcagcttcttcttcttcttcttctctaatgtCTACATACCATTCCAGGGCATTGGTATGGTGTTTCCTCTTTGTCTATCCTATGGCTGAAGCAACCAAATAGAGATCTAAGCATGGCTATGCAGAATACTATAGTTCGAtgagtttttggtttctttagtCTAAGTATTGagtgtgttgttgtttgcttttgatttcaGAGTGATATGGATCGGAGCTGAGTGTAGATGAGTTGGTTGAGTTTGATGCTTTGAAACATTACTACAAGGTTGATCAGCACTTGAAAAACCTGCAGAAGAAGATAAGTCCAACGAGCTGAAATCGAGGTCTGTAGCTGTGAGGAATGGAAGACTTACTTGAATAAGCTTGTATCAGAAGGACAGTATTTTTCAGAG
It encodes the following:
- the LOC104724661 gene encoding nuclear inhibitor of protein phosphatase 1-like — encoded protein: MYGRSGLDRFKKSQTLQPFSVSSSNPPPVVQQHLSPKEAAPLAEKTQIGAGQSTWHPPDWAIEPRPGVYSLEVVKDGQILDRIHLVRRRHIFGRQHQTCDFVLDHQSVSRQHAAVVHHKNGSIFVIDLGSAHGTFVANERLTKSNPVELEVGQSLRFAASTRIYLLRKNKEALFTRPPPPDQIKLPPPPDPSDEEAVVAYNTLLNRYCLSDGESGCMLGKRKEKAVSEEAGVAKRMKKMRVSFKDQLGGELAEVVGMSDGADVETEPGPINVKEGSLVGKYESLVQVTLIPKGQGKGDKSFTTGTRGVTDRLQDAMTLLKRGSKKRDL